A DNA window from Acidimicrobiales bacterium contains the following coding sequences:
- the murD gene encoding UDP-N-acetylmuramoyl-L-alanine--D-glutamate ligase — translation MGHGRILVYGLGVSGLATTTRLLAEGAEVVAVDDDRGEGPRRAAAALGVELVAAPDRAALAALARTVDEIVVSPGMPPRHPVFALGTATPLIGEVELAWRRARCPVVAVTGTNGKTTVTTLACAMLAASGRAAVAAGNIGVPLLDAVAGDAEVIVAEVSSFQLALTSSFRPAVGAWLNFSDDHLDWHATVGDYRTAKARLWANSGPGDVAVVNAEDPVVVAESALPRARGATVTTFGLRTGDFTRRAGELVGPGGPIVEVGELARSMPHDQVDALCAAAAALAAGASPDGCRRALLAFRGLPHRVELVGEANGVRFYDDSKATTPGAVLAALEGFESAVLIAGGRNKGLDLSVLASASSRLRGVVAIGDAAEEVASAFAGRATVARAASMDVAVDTAVAMARPGDAVVLSPACASFDWYGSYAERGDDFARCVRALGTGPAGTGPGRAGRRAP, via the coding sequence GTGGGCCACGGTCGCATCCTCGTCTACGGCCTCGGTGTGAGCGGCCTCGCCACCACGACCCGGCTGCTCGCCGAGGGCGCCGAGGTGGTGGCGGTCGACGACGACCGCGGCGAGGGCCCGCGCCGCGCCGCGGCCGCGCTGGGCGTCGAGCTCGTGGCCGCGCCCGACCGCGCCGCGCTGGCGGCGCTGGCGCGCACCGTGGACGAGATCGTCGTGAGCCCCGGCATGCCGCCGCGCCACCCGGTGTTCGCCCTCGGCACCGCGACCCCGCTGATCGGCGAGGTGGAGCTGGCCTGGCGTCGGGCCCGGTGCCCGGTCGTGGCGGTCACGGGCACCAACGGCAAGACGACGGTCACCACCCTGGCCTGCGCCATGCTGGCGGCGTCGGGCCGCGCCGCGGTGGCGGCGGGGAACATCGGTGTGCCGCTGCTCGACGCCGTCGCCGGCGACGCCGAGGTGATCGTGGCCGAGGTGTCCTCGTTCCAACTGGCGCTGACGTCGTCGTTCCGCCCGGCGGTGGGGGCGTGGCTGAACTTCTCCGACGACCACCTCGACTGGCATGCCACGGTGGGCGACTACCGCACCGCCAAGGCCCGGCTGTGGGCCAACAGCGGCCCCGGCGACGTGGCCGTGGTGAACGCCGAGGACCCCGTGGTGGTGGCCGAGTCGGCGCTCCCGCGCGCCCGGGGCGCCACGGTGACGACCTTCGGCCTGCGTACCGGGGACTTCACCCGCCGCGCCGGCGAGCTCGTGGGACCCGGGGGCCCCATCGTCGAGGTCGGGGAGCTGGCCCGGTCCATGCCCCACGACCAGGTCGACGCCCTGTGCGCCGCCGCGGCCGCCCTGGCGGCGGGGGCGAGCCCCGACGGGTGCCGCCGGGCGCTGCTGGCGTTCCGTGGGCTCCCCCATCGCGTCGAGCTGGTGGGCGAGGCTAACGGGGTGCGGTTCTACGACGACTCCAAGGCGACCACGCCCGGCGCCGTGCTGGCGGCCCTGGAGGGGTTCGAGTCGGCCGTGCTGATCGCCGGCGGGCGCAACAAGGGCCTCGACCTCTCGGTGCTGGCGTCGGCGTCCTCCCGCCTGCGGGGGGTGGTGGCCATCGGCGACGCCGCCGAGGAGGTCGCCTCCGCCTTCGCCGGGCGGGCCACCGTGGCGCGCGCCGCCTCCATGGACGTCGCCGTCGACACCGCCGTCGCCATGGCCCGGCCGGGTGACGCCGTCGTCCTGTCCCCGGCGTGCGCGTCGTTCGACTGGTACGGGTCGTACGCCGAACGTGGCGACGACTTCGCCCGGTGCGTGCGCGCCCTGGGCACCGGGCCGGCCGGCACCGGGCCGGGCCGGGCGGGGCGGAGGGCGCCGTGA
- the ftsW gene encoding putative lipid II flippase FtsW, whose product MNTGVPSPRPRPEGHPSPRLRLVDGGGPPSAVPAAAGAPADRVPTRVAILALVAALCAVGLVMVLSASAYTSLKFYGSVWTIFERQVMWMALGAVAFVVAARIPYGRWRRFRVVLPLATLALLVAVLVPGIGKVAGGSSRWIGLGMLRIQPSELMKLALAVYAADLLARRADRLERPGAAVVPVLGLLAVSGLLVLKQPDMGTALVLAFITFALLYAGGVPLRPVLKALGATAAIGLVVGLAEPYRRARLLSFLDPFAHAKGSGYQVVQSLVGLGSGHLYGLGLGGGREKWGLLPNAHTDFIFSVIGEEGGLLGAVIVLAMFGALAWYGLRAASRAPDRFGGLLAVAATCWITSQAVINIGAVIGVLPVTGIPLPFISFGGSSLVITLVAAGILVNVASHERPRPRAGPTPVVAGGVTPRRRRRA is encoded by the coding sequence GTGAACACCGGCGTCCCGTCGCCGCGCCCGCGCCCCGAGGGGCACCCGTCCCCGCGCCTGCGGCTGGTGGACGGGGGCGGGCCCCCGTCGGCGGTTCCCGCGGCGGCCGGCGCGCCCGCCGACCGGGTGCCGACGCGTGTGGCCATCCTGGCGCTCGTGGCGGCGCTGTGCGCCGTCGGGCTGGTGATGGTGCTGTCGGCGTCGGCCTACACCTCGCTCAAGTTCTACGGGTCGGTGTGGACGATCTTCGAGCGCCAGGTGATGTGGATGGCGCTGGGCGCGGTGGCCTTCGTGGTCGCGGCCCGCATCCCCTACGGGCGGTGGCGACGGTTCCGCGTCGTGCTGCCGCTCGCCACCCTCGCCCTCCTGGTGGCGGTGCTCGTGCCGGGGATCGGCAAGGTGGCGGGAGGCTCGAGCCGGTGGATCGGCCTGGGCATGCTGCGCATCCAGCCGTCAGAGCTCATGAAGCTCGCCCTGGCGGTGTACGCCGCCGACCTCCTCGCCCGGCGCGCCGACCGGCTCGAGCGCCCCGGCGCGGCGGTGGTGCCGGTGCTGGGCCTGTTGGCCGTGTCGGGCCTGCTGGTGCTCAAACAGCCCGACATGGGCACCGCGCTGGTGTTGGCGTTCATCACGTTCGCGCTGCTGTACGCCGGAGGCGTGCCGCTGCGCCCCGTGCTCAAGGCACTCGGCGCCACCGCCGCCATCGGCCTGGTGGTGGGCCTCGCCGAGCCCTACCGGCGCGCCCGGCTGCTGTCGTTCCTCGACCCCTTCGCCCACGCCAAGGGGTCGGGGTACCAGGTGGTGCAGTCGCTCGTGGGCCTCGGCTCTGGCCACCTCTACGGCCTCGGCCTCGGGGGCGGGCGCGAGAAGTGGGGACTGCTCCCGAACGCCCACACGGACTTCATCTTCTCGGTCATCGGCGAGGAGGGGGGACTCCTCGGGGCCGTGATCGTCCTGGCGATGTTCGGCGCCCTGGCGTGGTACGGCCTGCGGGCCGCGAGCCGGGCCCCCGACCGCTTCGGCGGCCTCCTGGCGGTGGCCGCCACCTGCTGGATCACGAGCCAGGCGGTCATCAACATCGGGGCGGTCATCGGCGTGCTCCCCGTGACGGGGATCCCCCTGCCCTTCATCTCCTTCGGCGGGTCCTCGCTCGTCATCACCCTCGTGGCGGCAGGCATCCTCGTGAACGTGGCCTCGCACGAGCGGCCCCGGCCCCGGGCGGGCCCGACCCCGGTCGTCGCCGGCGGGGTCACGCCGCGCCGGCGCCGGCGGGCGTGA
- a CDS encoding UDP-N-acetylglucosamine--N-acetylmuramyl-(pentapeptide) pyrophosphoryl-undecaprenol N-acetylglucosamine transferase: protein MTARRVALVAGGGTGGHLVPALAVARALAEGYGPGSVELVGARRGLDAEILAGEGMPVTLLPGRGIARRLDARSTLANVGAVAGLVAASAAALVIVARRRPAVVVAMGGYACVPTALAAAVLGVPVVLVNTDAVPGAANRLVGRFARAAAVAFEGTPLRRAVVTGAPVRPALVAATRPDAEARRSARHALGLPADRVVVAAVGGSLGARHLNEAVVGLATLWRARRDVALYHVVGRRDASWAAAAAPGLPADGLVYVQVPYEERMALFYQAADVVVSRSGANTVAELAVVGVPALLVPLPGAPGDHQRANAGVLERAGGAVVVADAECTPARLAAEIDALVSGPGRLEAMRAAAASVGRPDAVSAVAALARAHARRPHRGARAAHAG, encoded by the coding sequence GTGACGGCCCGGCGCGTCGCGCTGGTGGCCGGCGGGGGCACCGGGGGCCATCTCGTCCCCGCCCTGGCCGTGGCGCGCGCCCTGGCCGAGGGGTACGGGCCGGGATCGGTCGAGCTGGTGGGGGCGCGCCGGGGGCTCGACGCCGAGATCCTGGCGGGGGAGGGGATGCCCGTCACGCTCTTGCCCGGGCGCGGGATCGCCCGGCGTCTCGACGCCCGCTCCACCCTCGCCAACGTCGGGGCGGTGGCCGGGCTGGTCGCCGCGTCCGCCGCCGCCCTGGTGATCGTGGCGCGCCGCCGGCCGGCGGTGGTCGTGGCGATGGGGGGGTACGCCTGCGTCCCCACGGCGCTGGCCGCCGCCGTCCTCGGGGTGCCGGTGGTGCTCGTGAACACCGACGCCGTGCCCGGCGCCGCCAACCGGCTGGTGGGGCGCTTCGCCCGGGCCGCGGCGGTGGCCTTCGAGGGGACACCGCTGCGCCGGGCGGTGGTGACGGGCGCACCCGTCCGCCCCGCCCTCGTCGCCGCCACCCGGCCCGACGCCGAGGCCCGGCGATCGGCCCGCCACGCGCTGGGGCTGCCCGCCGACCGCGTCGTGGTGGCCGCCGTGGGCGGATCGCTCGGCGCCCGGCACCTGAACGAGGCCGTCGTGGGCCTGGCCACCCTGTGGCGGGCGCGACGCGACGTGGCGCTGTACCACGTGGTCGGCCGGCGCGACGCGTCGTGGGCGGCCGCCGCCGCGCCGGGGCTGCCCGCCGACGGCCTCGTCTACGTCCAGGTCCCCTACGAGGAGCGGATGGCGCTCTTCTACCAGGCCGCCGACGTCGTGGTTTCCCGGTCGGGGGCCAACACGGTGGCCGAGCTGGCCGTGGTCGGGGTGCCCGCGCTGCTGGTGCCGCTGCCCGGGGCGCCCGGCGACCACCAGCGCGCCAACGCCGGGGTCCTCGAGCGCGCCGGCGGGGCCGTGGTCGTCGCCGACGCCGAGTGCACCCCGGCGCGACTCGCCGCCGAGATCGACGCCCTGGTGTCGGGCCCCGGCCGCCTGGAGGCGATGCGCGCCGCGGCGGCGTCGGTGGGCCGCCCCGACGCCGTGTCGGCCGTGGCCGCGCTGGCGCGGGCGCACGCCCGCAGGCCGCACCGGGGAGCCCGGGCCGCCCATGCCGGCTGA
- the murC gene encoding UDP-N-acetylmuramate--L-alanine ligase: MPADPPAGGDRRSAPLDLSRPRRVHVVGVGGAGMSAIASVLAAMGNDVTGSDLKGSAAVERLVASGVPVAVGHDPAHVGDAEVVAVSTAIPATNPEVVEARRRGLPVLTRAEVLASIASRRRCVAVSGTHGKTTTTSMLALVLVEAGLRPSFLIGGDVNEIGTNAVWDTGEWLVLEADESDGTFLHLDPEVAVVTNVEADHLDHYGDFDHVVEAFDRFLTARPGGCVVGADDPVAARLGARHGADLVGSGAGATVRIEAPAAGRDGASFDLRAHGELLGRVALPVTGANIARNAAVAVATALRVGAPFDAAQRALARFAGVARRFEARGETRGIRFVDDYAHLPTEVSAVIEAARGTAPQRLVVVFQPHRYSRIASLGEDFGDAFTGADVVVITDIFAAGEAPLPGVTGRVVADAVHRAHPDLDVAYVAGRAELLAHVTATLEPGDLCLTLGAGDLTTLPDELQAAAPW, from the coding sequence ATGCCGGCTGACCCCCCTGCCGGCGGCGACCGTCGTTCCGCGCCGCTCGACCTGTCGAGGCCCCGGCGCGTGCACGTGGTGGGGGTCGGGGGCGCGGGCATGAGCGCCATCGCCTCGGTGCTGGCGGCCATGGGAAACGACGTCACCGGGAGCGACCTGAAGGGCTCGGCCGCGGTGGAGCGCCTCGTGGCGAGCGGGGTGCCCGTGGCGGTGGGCCACGACCCCGCCCACGTGGGCGACGCCGAGGTGGTGGCCGTGTCCACGGCCATCCCGGCGACCAACCCCGAGGTGGTGGAGGCCCGGCGCCGCGGCCTGCCCGTGCTCACGCGCGCCGAGGTGCTGGCCTCGATCGCCAGCCGCCGGCGGTGCGTGGCGGTGTCCGGGACCCACGGCAAGACGACCACCACGTCGATGCTGGCGCTCGTGCTGGTCGAGGCGGGCCTGCGCCCGAGCTTCCTGATCGGCGGGGACGTCAACGAGATCGGCACGAACGCGGTGTGGGACACGGGGGAGTGGCTGGTACTCGAGGCCGACGAGAGCGACGGGACGTTCCTCCACCTCGACCCCGAGGTGGCCGTCGTCACCAACGTCGAGGCCGACCACCTCGACCACTACGGCGACTTCGACCACGTGGTGGAGGCCTTCGACCGCTTCCTGACGGCGCGGCCGGGGGGCTGCGTGGTCGGCGCCGACGACCCGGTGGCGGCCCGGCTGGGCGCGCGCCACGGCGCCGACCTCGTGGGCAGCGGCGCCGGCGCCACCGTGCGCATCGAGGCCCCGGCCGCCGGCCGCGACGGCGCGTCGTTCGACCTCCGGGCCCACGGCGAGCTGCTCGGCCGGGTGGCGCTTCCCGTCACGGGCGCGAACATCGCCCGCAACGCCGCCGTGGCGGTGGCCACCGCCCTGCGCGTGGGCGCGCCGTTCGACGCCGCGCAGCGGGCGCTGGCGCGCTTCGCCGGGGTCGCCCGGCGCTTCGAGGCGCGTGGCGAGACGCGCGGGATCCGGTTCGTCGACGACTACGCGCACCTTCCTACCGAGGTGTCCGCCGTCATCGAGGCGGCCCGGGGGACGGCACCGCAGCGGCTCGTCGTCGTGTTCCAGCCGCATCGCTACAGCCGGATCGCCTCCCTGGGCGAGGACTTCGGAGACGCCTTCACCGGCGCCGACGTCGTGGTGATCACCGACATCTTCGCGGCCGGCGAGGCCCCGCTGCCCGGTGTCACCGGCCGGGTGGTCGCCGACGCCGTGCACCGGGCGCACCCGGACCTCGACGTCGCCTACGTCGCCGGGCGCGCCGAGCTGCTCGCCCACGTCACCGCCACGCTCGAGCCCGGCGACCTGTGCCTCACCCTCGGCGCCGGCGACCTGACCACGCTCCCCGACGAGCTCCAGGCGGCCGCGCCGTGGTGA
- the murB gene encoding UDP-N-acetylmuramate dehydrogenase, with amino-acid sequence MVSAGHDAAGDAPVPDSATPDAPVPDSPVPDSAALEAMAGALDGLAVRDAPLGARTTYRVGGPAALLVEARDEADLAAVHGALLAAGAPVPVLVLGQGSNLLIADAGFPGLVVVLGAGFEHVEVGESSVRAGGAAKLPVVARLTARAGLRGLEWAVGVPGSVGGALRMNAGGHGSDTAAVLAACRLFDLATGVAAVRGPERLALGYRASALGPADVVVWAEFSLTPGDRARAEGTVAEIVRWRREHQPGGSNAGSVFVNPEGDSAGRLVEAAGLKGLRLGTAAVSTKHANFIQADTGGRADDVWRLVRHVRATVLERTGVALVPEVRLVGFPGTVSTVRAVPRGQPGDEPSTSGGGGRS; translated from the coding sequence GTGGTGAGCGCCGGGCACGACGCCGCCGGGGACGCGCCGGTGCCCGACTCGGCGACGCCGGACGCGCCGGTGCCCGACTCGCCGGTGCCCGACTCGGCGGCGCTCGAGGCGATGGCGGGTGCGCTCGACGGCCTCGCCGTGCGCGACGCGCCGCTCGGTGCCCGCACGACCTACCGAGTGGGCGGCCCCGCGGCACTGCTCGTCGAGGCGCGTGACGAGGCCGACCTCGCCGCGGTGCACGGGGCCCTCCTGGCCGCCGGGGCGCCGGTCCCCGTGCTGGTGCTGGGCCAGGGCTCGAACCTGTTGATCGCCGACGCCGGGTTCCCGGGGCTCGTCGTCGTGCTCGGGGCGGGGTTCGAGCACGTCGAGGTGGGCGAGTCGTCGGTGCGCGCCGGTGGTGCGGCCAAGCTGCCCGTGGTGGCCCGGCTCACGGCCCGGGCGGGCCTGCGCGGGCTCGAGTGGGCGGTGGGTGTCCCGGGCTCGGTGGGCGGCGCGCTGCGCATGAACGCCGGCGGCCACGGGTCCGACACCGCCGCCGTGCTGGCGGCCTGCCGCCTCTTCGACCTGGCGACGGGCGTCGCCGCCGTCAGGGGGCCCGAGCGGCTGGCGCTGGGCTACCGGGCATCGGCGCTGGGCCCGGCCGACGTCGTGGTGTGGGCCGAATTCTCGCTGACCCCGGGGGACCGCGCCCGAGCGGAGGGCACCGTGGCGGAGATCGTGCGCTGGCGCCGGGAGCACCAGCCCGGAGGGTCCAACGCGGGGTCGGTGTTCGTGAACCCCGAGGGCGACTCCGCCGGCCGGCTCGTGGAGGCCGCCGGGCTGAAGGGGCTGCGCCTGGGTACGGCGGCCGTGTCGACCAAGCACGCCAATTTCATCCAGGCCGACACCGGCGGGCGGGCCGACGACGTGTGGCGCCTGGTCCGGCACGTGCGGGCCACGGTGCTCGAGCGCACCGGCGTGGCGCTCGTGCCCGAGGTGCGGCTGGTGGGGTTCCCCGGGACCGTGTCGACGGTGCGGGCCGTGCCCCGGGGGCAGCCGGGAGACGAACCCTCGACCTCAGGTGGAGGTGGACGGTCGTGA